gttgtcaccgcacccatgcctagtcaccatacccacattccttaagcagacacatacaatcacaatccatgtccattatccccatttcacattatttctccatatcagaaGAAGTCACTGAGACTCTTCGCTGGAACTGTGAGTTATAAGGAGGTCTGCCATGAGCCTCCTGATGTGCCCTCAGCCACTCTTCTGCctatgaacagcagcagcagcacctttgcTGGAGCCATCAGGGTTGTTCTGACCTGCCCTTTCCCCCTGTGGACAGGACCATGCGCCCAGCCAGTGccctgcagacaggcaggtTTGTGTGGGGGCAGCGCACAGAGGCTGGGATGGGGTCTGTGATCACCGACAGGGAAAGACCTGGCACAGGGAAACACCTCCCAGGAGGAAAATCCTGTGGCATCCGAGATAAAATCAAGACTTAAAGGAAACTCAAAGCAGAAATGTTGTGGGTGGGAGAATTCAGCAAGCTCTTTATGACCCCCTGCAGTGCAGAGCCTTTCCTCTGAGGCATCCCCCTGGCTTGCTctccccccagcaaagcctctgccctcagggctgggggtcccgaGGTGTGAGCCACCCCCTttgcagccagagctccagcagagtCGCggggcagctctccagccacgTGCCCCggcccctctgcagagcacaggggctgagagcagctgcccgGCAATGTTGGTGTGTGGGAGGTggcgagcagagctgggcaagggcaACGCTGCCCTCAGTGCCTGGCACGCTCACCCTGGCCTCTCTCAGTCGCACCCTCACTCTGTTTTGCCTCCTTTCTCCATTGTCTCTGTTATTTGTTACTGTTCTCTTGCTCTTGCTGTCAGGCTCTCTGGGGAtgggtgtttcagctgcagagtcacaCACTGATCTTGTGGGTCCTGCAGCTGTGTCCATGGGAACAagtgtcccagctttcctgccacctggggggctgtgggcaatgcCCTCTGTGGGGATGGGCAATGAGCTGGTTCTCCCTGAATTAGATGCTATATTTAGGGTCCTTTTGTACCTCCCTGACATTTGCTTCCAAGCAGTGAGTTGCCCTCCAGAATGCAAACCTGTCCCCTCGCACCCGTTGTGATCTGAAAGCCTCACGGAGAATTGCAGGGATGCTGTGacagagaaaatgctgttgGGTGGGTGAAATGAGCCCTGTGTGTCCTTGGCTGCAAGTGGGGTGCTGAGACCTCAAGAAATGGTGAGGGGTCTGTGGTGGGTCAGGCTGCTCTCAGCGGTGCCTGGTGGATTTTCAGGGTGACATGGCAGTGTGGTCACCCTCCACCTCAGGAAGGTGCAAGCCCAGAGACACTGGGAACCAGATGGACAGACCACCTCCCCGCACTGGGCACTCACCCACAGGCAATCCTCTTGCCTCGCAGACCTCACTGTGTTCCTCCTGAGGGCAGCAGCAATGCTGAGAGTTTCTGACATATGAGAATACTCCCCACAGAACATGAGAGGGAGCTGTTAAAAGAACTAGAGCTCTTTCAAACTGCCTTCACCCCTCTCATTCCGTAGCCCTTGCAGTGCAGATGCAGACATGGCATGAAGGGACAGAGGCCAGTGTCtgcctctgtctgctgctcttctctcacACAGACCCTGATTGCCCACTACTGGCAGCCCCTCTGGGCCAGTcgctgtccccagcaccagactgctggcctgggggctccccaggcacctcctgctgcaccagggacacagcagcctgccccagctggggcatccacagagacacctgctcttgcccagggatgtggcCTCAGccatggccctgagcaggcggtgctgctgtgcagggcagcggtgcctgaaagcccagggagatggtcccaggcacatccctctTGGTCACCCACCATTCCCATGGGCACTGGCACCCACACGGGAAGGCTCAACACAGGCCCATTCCTTAACGCATTGAGccatgccctcctcccctgagccatggggaacccaagcccagcagcacgCTCCTGGGGGCAATTCCttcagcctgttcctgagctcagctttggaagaagagCCCAACCTCAGGACATAGGCACTGagaaaacttgcttttattACAGAGATGCCACACTGAAGGCCAACTGCACCATCCTCCCAGGGCCACATACAAAAACCTCTAAGTCACACAGTCTGTGTTCATCCTTTAGGAAAGTGGAGTAGGTGCAGACATTGCAGGACCAAAAGGACTTACACAGATGGAATGATAATAGAACGGGAGGTTCCAGAGATGATGTGGAAATAGCTTGTGAGGGAACATGGCAGCTGATTGCTGCTGAGAGACTACTGATTACATGAGCTTCTTCAGTGCATCCTTGAGCTCCttgttcctcatgctgtagatgaggtggttcactgctggaggcaccaccgAGTACAGGACTGACACCACCAtatccagggatggggaggagattgAGGGGGGCTTCAGGTAGGCAAACATGACAGTGCTGAGAAAGATGGAGACCATGGCCAGGTGAGGGGGGCACGTgcaaaaggctttgtgccgtccctgctcagagggaatcctcagcacagccctgaagatctgcacgTAGGAcagcacaatgaaaaaaaaacagccaaagaaTAAACAGGCACTAACTACAATAAGCCCAGCTTCCCTGAGGTAGGCatgtgagcaggagagcttgaggatctgtgggatttcacagaagaactggTCCAGGGCATTGCCGTGGCAGAGTGCCAGTGAAAGTGTATTGGCTGTGTGCAGTAAAGCGTAGAGAACATCACTGCTATAGAGACCTactgccatgtggacacaaggtctgctgcccagcagggtcccgtagtgcGGGGGTtggcagatggccacgtagcGGTCATACGCCATGATggtaaaggagaaaatattctgctgaaatgaaaaatacaaagagaaagcTTGGGCAGCACACCCAGAGTAGGtgatgtccctggtgtcccagagtGTGTTGtccatggctttggggagagtggtAGAGATGGATCCCAGGTTGAGGAAGGAGAgattgaggaggaagaagtacatgggggtgtggaggtgttggggtctgcagcgggtctgcacataagttagttgacttcaaagacttagccgtgtacctttaagatggccacaaattgtcaggtatgtaaacaggatggGAAGAATCGGAgcttagaaccgcagcatacgggcacctacagcaacagcaaagagcaagcaagaagaaggacacaaaaacctatcagggtttaacacctgcactgtctaagatatataaatagtttgtataaacaataaaggccattttgtctgaacccagccacgcagacgtagtgtttcttttaagtccaCCTCGACTTGCATCACCACATGGAGGTGTTGGTTACCCGGTACAGCAGTGATGATGACGCTGTTAGCCAGGAGGGCAGCCATGTAGATACCCAGCAAAAGCCAGAAGgtcaagagctgcagctcccgtgtctgccaatgccaggagaAGGAACTGGGTGACCCAGCTGCTATTGGACATCTGCTTCCTCTGGGCATGGGGACCTGTTCAAAGAGGAAAGACTGGGTACAACTTAGAAGACACTTCTCTAGCCAAGTGAAAGCCTTTCTCCTAGATGCGTCCCCGCTGCCCCATGTCCACCCCTCTGCCGTTCCTAGGAGAGCTCCCTTCAGAgccgtggctggagctgtgctgagtgctggccgagtgtgctgtgaggagcaggggctgtgcccgctggctgcccagcagtgagccctgctctgcagcaggggcttcaTGGGAACCGTGGGGGCAGGGGCCACTCCTGGCCTTGGACTTGGTCAGACCCAACTGCTCCCAGCGCAGAAGGGCCTGTCAGCATCTGCTCTGCCCGTGCTGAGCAACGGTCATGGCCAGAGTCAGGTCAGGAGGgttttgtgctgtgctcagggagagCAGGGTGAGTGCTGAGAGGCAAGGGGACTGTCTGTGCCTTAGGGCAGTGTGAGGGAATCTGGTGTGTCCCTCCAGCTCCTTcgcagctgcccagctctgctgggtgagGAGGTACCAAGGAGCCTGGAACTTAGGAGCTAAAGGCTGTgatgggtgggagaggagagaagacTTGTGCTGTTCAGGGAAGGCATCTGCAATGTATGGCACAGCTGGGTGGTGATCCATCTCCCCCACTTAAGGTTTACCCTCAGCATTCCTCCACTGCCCCTGATCCCCTCTGTCTGTACCTCACCGGCCTggagctgtccctgccagcagctctttctctggccccatggctcttccctgccagcgctcacagagcccagctcagcccctgtgtgcccagctctgccctgcagccgcTCTCTGTCTGCATGCCTGAAAGAACAACAGGTCACCCAAACcctgatggaaaaggaaagctgatgCTGGTTTGATCTGCAGgatggtggggagggaaggcacTTGCTGAGCTTCCTCATCAACCTGACTGATTCCTCAACTGTCTCAGTCCCTGCTCTGACCTGCACAGCTCAGATTTGATTGCCGCCAAGTGGAGCCAGAGAAAAGTTGCAGCAGAGATTCAGGCAAGCACAGACCCAATCAGGAATCTCCTACAATGAACagtccctgcctgcacagccaccttcacagccctgcagccggccctggcacaaggcagcccacatgccctggccctcccacgctgcagcagggaagccctgctctgcagcacactggcctcctccacagcaaaaggctcccacacggtcccacaggctgggggtgccccagctgctgcagacccggctaggaactgcagaggcattgccctgcagccacagactCACCTGGTCAagggctctgcagatttctccaaCGGTGAGCTCTCAGCATTGTCCCAGCCCAGACTGCCTTGAAGCTCTGGGTGCCTGGCTCCTGTGCCCTcgctgcctgcaggcagtgcctcagccctgctgcactTTGCAGAGGCgctgctggtgggcagagctgtctctctgcagtgctgcccgCTTGCCATGAGCTCCCTCCATGGCAGGAGCCCggcccagctcagcagcagggagcagcccaAGGCAGCCCTTGCTCTGCCCCTCTGCGCTCCCTCCAggtgcccctggggctgcaCGGGAACCTGCTGGGGAACAGCCGGATGCAATCACTGATGCTCCCGGCCTCAGCTGGGCAGAGACACTTCTGTCCAGCAGTGGCAtttctctgaggaaaaaagttttgtgcATCAGTATCAACTTTTGTTAACCCATTACTAGACAGGACACCATGAAGACTGCATACTCCTAAACAGcatctgtgtatgtgtgtgtctggtggttctacaggcaggggcgggggggatgtcttcagtgcttcagtaagtATTGCAGAGTCAATTGAAGCACCTCACTGCCTAGTTCTAGGGGTACAAAGACTCAGCTCTCCTTTGCCCAGGCcaggtctctgctctgaagcaaagcctttgcacccacgggctcggggacacttgGTTCCAGGTTTCctcatggcagagctgggctggtgccacagctggggggcttcagcccagatgtgcagcagtgCCCTCAGCCAGGTTCCCATGCAGAGGCAACTGTTGCCAGTGctgttgcagacagagctgtgacactgagggaaccaagtgccaaggcaggtggcagagctcagcacagctgctctgcaagggCAGCATCCTCCAGTTGCTCAGAGATACAAAACAGAGTTGAAAACTGTGAGGCAATTCAAGGGAACCCTacataatatttatttctccatAAACAGGTAAGGGAGAAACAACGATTCTGTGTGGCCTCTGCTGAATTGAGCAAGGGCAGGTGTGGTTACAGCTGAGGTTGTCTCTGtcctcttctcctctgccttccctggccAGTTCTCCCAGgcctctgtggctgcaggcaggactcTGGAGGAGAACAACCAGCACTGGGAGGGGATAAAGTCTCTTGAACTCAGGGAGTCTTGAGCAGTCCGTGGGAGCAGAGGGGCGTTATCCCAGGGAGCTGAGAGAGCAGGCTGCTGTCACAGGGAGGCCACTCTCCATCCTCTGGGAAAGGCCATGGAGACTGGGAGAGCTGCGGGAGGGGTGGCAGCACCCACCAATAGTGCAGACATTTAAAACATGACCAAAGGATGAGCAGGGGAAATTAAGGCCCCAGAGTGTGTCCACTGAGATTATATTTCTGGGTGTATGAAAGAGAAGGTGAGCGGATTGACGATGGGGACATTGTGGGTGGACatcctctctgctttctgcgaggaaaggaaaggattgGTGGACTTAGAGCAGTGGTGGTCTTCAACTGGGAGTCAGCAAAGCTTAAGAAATCGTGACCCACAACATTCTAGTGCCCACATTAGGATATTGTGGCCTGCATGGGTACAGAAGTGGATGGGTATAAAAACATCTGGATGGTCGATCTCTGAAATAAGTGATGAGTGCATGGTTCTCTGCCTGGAGGCACCCAGCTCGCAGCGTCCTGCTGGGGTCTGTCCTGCCACCTGCCCTGTTGAGCCTGGTTTGTATGACCTGGAGGAGATGAGAGGGGTATTTTTCATAGCATTTGTAGATGACGCCACATTCAAGACAGCAGACACTGCGCTGAAGGAATGGTTGCCAACGTAAAGGACAGACATGCTGCAGGGGTGTTTGAAAAGATACTTAAAGGTGtccaataataaaaaaagattccaAAGTCTTTTCCCTAGAGTGGACTAAGCCCCTGCACTGAGtgaggctgggggctgtgtcGCTGGGTAGTAGCTCTGTGGGAAAGGCTTTGGTGGTCCTGGGGTGTCATAATGCAAAGCATGAGCTGTCAGGAAAAGCAGCCAACAGAATCCTGTGCTACGCAGAGACAGTCCAAATGATTATTGCTTGTCTGCTCATCACATTATACAATAGATCCAGCACATCTAGAATCCAGGATACCAGAGACATTGGTAAACTGGACTCAGATCTCTGGAGGCCCACCACAATGGTCAGAGGTGGAGCACTTGCAGCATCACAATTTAAGACAGCTGGCTTTGTCACggctggagaaaggaagatcTTGGGGGAACATGCGTCAGCATGGCACTGGTCCCAGGAAGACACAGTCAGGCTCATGTCCATGCTGCAAGGAAAATGGACCTGAGACAATGGGCTGAAAGCAGACATGGTCAGAGGACATCAACTGAGAAACTCTTCCAATGTGACAACAGCCAAATGCTGGAATTGGTTTCCCAGAGATTGTGTGCTTCCTCTTTCCCAGAAAGGGACCAATATGCATTTAGGTAAAGCCTTGACAAATGGGGTCTggccctgctctgtgcaggaCATTGGTCAAGAATCCTGCaaaggtccctgccagcctgaaGGATGCTGTCCCTTCTTCCCAAAACTGTTCTCCAATTAGGGAAAGCACTCACCTGCTCCCTGGGCACTGAAGAAACTCACAGCAGGTGCGGGGCTGCTTCACAGGTGCCCAAAAGGTGTCACCTTCCctcagcccatcccttccctgaTACAAGCTCTTCTCTGGTACTCTCCTCACGTCATGCAACAAGAACAGCCTAACCTGTCAATCCCCATTGACCatgcttttcttgctgtatATCTCTTCCATATTTTCAAGATGCTTGCTGTGGGAATTGTCCACCTTGGGTACCAACTCCATAAAGCACACCATTCTCTCTCATTCACCGTATTTTCCTACTATTCCTCAACATCACCACCACAGTGAGTGACCACCACCTCAATACCCCCAcgtacttcttcctcctcaacctctccctcctcgacctgggctccatctcaACCACTCTTTGCAAAGCCATGGCCAACCCCTtgtgggacaccagggacatctcctaTGCAGGTTGCGCTAcacagctctttttctttttatatcagCAGAGTATTGTCTCCTCACCATCGTGGCCTATGACTgctacgtggccatctgccagcccctgcactacgggaccctgctgggcagcagaccttgtgtccacatggcagcagctgcctggggcactGGGTTTCTCAATGCTCCGCTGACACGGCCAATACACTGTCACTGCCGCTCTGCCAAGGCAATGCTGTGGGacagttcttctgtgaaatctcCCAGATCgtcaagctctcctgctcacgGGCCTACCTCAGGAAGCTGGGCTTCTTCTTTTTAGTGCTTGTACAGGATTTggttattttctttacattgtGCTTTCCTACATGCACATCTTCAAGGCTGTGCTGAGGAACAACTCTGAACAGGAACGGAACAAAttccacgtgcctccctcacctgtCTgtggtctccctctttctcagcactgccatGTTTGCCCACCTGAAACCCCCCTCCATGTCTTCCCCATCTCTGAATCTGGTGGTGTCAGTCCTGTACTCGGTGGTGCCTCCAGTAGCgaaccccctcatctacagcatgaggaaccaggagctcAAGGAtgcactgaagaagctgataCAGTCAGTAATCTCTCAGCAGCAATAAACTCTCCATATATATTCACAAAGGATTTACACATCATCTTTGAAACATCCTGTGGGTTTAGTGGATTTCTCTGTGACAGTCCTGTTTCTCCTACAATACATCTCTTCATACACTTAATATACTCAAATGCAGGAACCCTGCCTGTCTGACCCAGAGGCCTTTGTAGCATTTCTGTGAGTATGATGGGCCTGTGTTGAGCCTTCCCGTGTGGGTGCCCAGTGCCCATGGGAATGGTGGGTGACCAagagggatgtgcctgggaccatctccctgggctttcaggcaccgctgccctgcacagcagcaccgcctgctcagggccatggCTGAGgccacatccctgggcaagagcaggtgtctctgtggatgccccagctggggcaagctgctgtgtccctggtgcagcaggaggtgcctggggagcccccaggccagcagtctggtgctggggacagcgACTGGCCCAGAGGGGCTGCCAGTAGTGGGCAATCAGGGTCTGTgtgagagaagagcagcagacagaggcGGACACTGGCCTCTGTCCCCTCATGCCATGGTTggtgccagcccccagggctgaCTGGCAGGATGAGACCCCTCTCTGATCACCAGCATCTGCTGTGCCTTTCAGAGAGGCTGGGTCTTTGGGAtgagtgcccagagctctgcagccccctttgggtgggcaattgcatggggccagcccagtgtgggctgctgtgtctgcctgggctggggagagggcaggggaggggggtaGAGCTGGGGGTGGGCTGGTCTTGAAAGGTCCTGGGTGAGGCAAACACGGGTGTAGGGCTCAGCTGTGTGagtgtgcagggtgggggcacagAGCAGGGTGGTCCTTCTGCAGACTCAGGGGTCATGGTGAACAAACCATGGCACCAAAGGAGCGGGACTGAGGTGCCTGCACTGTGCCATGTTCCCTGGACACttagcaggagctgctgcagggaaattTTCCCCACGAATTCCCAAAACTGCTCATTTCCATGTCTGGTCATACACCCAAGACCCAGTGAGGGATCTTTCCTACGTGGTCACCTCTGTCTTCCTCTATGACTCAGTGACACATAAATCCATCACCAGTTTTAAATAAGATGACAACCAGTTTCCCACTGCCACTTGTTACACCAAGTCCTACAGCTCTTGCCACAGTTGGTGTCTTACCCAAGCCCACCGAAGGACACCTCCAGCCACATCATGTCCTCATGGACTTGTTCTGACAAATACTGAGACAGGGCATTGACTGAGATCCCGCCAACTGGCCTGGGTCCAATGCTCAAGTCTATCACTCAAATAATGtcacaaaacccccaaaatctctctcagcttctccttgtTCAAAATATGATCCAGGCCTCAACCATCCTTCTGGCTTCTGCAGGATTTGTTCCAATCTGTCAGGGTCTTtctggtgctggggagctgctttCTGGGGGCAGCATTTGTGATGTGGTCTGctggtgggttaaccttggccatggggcagccagcccctcagctgctcaTCCTCTTGCTTGACTCAACTAGATAAATAGAGAAAATCAACCAGCAATGCTCCTGGGTAAGGATAAAGACAGGGGGATAGTAACCGATCCCCGTTAAGGCCAAAGATGTGTTGTCTTCCTATAGACCAATGTCATTTTGTGACAATTAAAACCAGTTTGGATTGTGAGGAATAACGACCAACACATGAATGACCATTCCCCTCACAGTTTCTCCCAGGACCAAATTACTCCATTGCTCCCAATTCATCTACACACCCACAGCCATGGAGGCACTAGGGGGATAGTGAAGAGGGGGTTGATGGTACAGAacgtctctgctgctccttcctcctcacacttctGTCCTTCTCCAGCATAGGTCCTCTCCATAGACCCGACCATCTTTGTAGTCAAAGGCAATGTGTTGTTCATTTCTTTGTGTCTAACTTCTCTTGATACTCAGAGAATGAGAGACGAGAGAAGATTGGAAGAGTCTCTGGACATCTTCTATTTCAAGACGCAGCTGAGACAGGTCAGCTTGAGCAAGTTAATCGTGGCCTTGTCTAGGTGGTTTTGGAATATCTCCATGGATGGACATTCCACAAACGCTCCTGGCAAGTAGATCCAGTGATTGATCACCTGCAAAgtcaaaaagtgttttcttagGATCTTGTGaaattttatatacatttgTAAGAATCTCACAAGGCTTTTGTTCTCCAGACTGAAGAGGCACAGATCTGTCTCCCTTTCTTCCTGGGAAAGATGCTCCAGTCTCTTCAAACAATTTGATGGCCCGTTGCAACTCTTGCTTTAGTAGGTCAACAACATTCTTGCCCTGGGAAGCCCAtcctggacacagcactgcagacgTGGCCTCAGCAATGCTAAGATGAGGGAAGGGTCACCTCCATCCATCAGCCAGcaatgcttttcctaatgcagccaCCACAGCTGTTGGCGTTTGCCATGAAGGTGCATTAATCATTCATTCTCATCTGCTTGTCCTCTGGCACCcaaaggtccttctctgcagagctgctctctggctgccctgccaccagcaggataGCCACAGGAGGGCTGGATCACAGCCTGGCCTCCCCAAGGAACTTGCTCAgaaccagcaccagcagcagcagaagctagTCATTCTTGGAGATGAGCTTCACctctggcacaggcagcacgGTGCTACTAAGACACCTGGGAGAgcaaagccctctcctgccagggctgcacagcccaCGCCTGTTGCCCTCTGGCCTTGGCCactgcagcctttgctctcaTGCTGGGaacctccttcctccttctgctgccccctgccatcccctccagcatcctctgctgggaAGCAAACCCTTCCCACACAAGGGCTCCCATCCCTGGGTACCCGGTTTCTGTGTGACAAGCCTGCCCTTGTCCCTGGTGCCAcacctgaggtgctgcagcccacatggGCCCCAGAGCCCACCGCCTGGGCGTGGGCAGCAGGAGtcccctgtgccaccacagagctgtgacatcAGTGCCATAAGTCCTAGAGTAGGGGCACGACAGCTCCCACGGCTTTGGTGGTGGATGGAGACACAAGGTCTGTAGGGGCGACCTACAGGAAAGATGAGAGTGGGGGATGCTCTGTGTGATGTCAGGGCAGCTCAGATACATGGGGCTCTGGTATTGGACAGGCAAAGAGGTTGAGTGAGAGCTTGTGTGTGGATCAAAGGAGAGACCAGAAAGAATGACACAGTGGTAGGAATTAGttgtggtttgaccctggccaGCACCTAATCACCCAGAATCAGTTGCTCAGTGACCCCTTACATGCTCAGCATGATGGCGGAGAGGCTCCAAAGAAAATTCACAGGTCAGAAAAGAGACAGTTCAACAggagaagcaaaa
The window above is part of the Falco biarmicus isolate bFalBia1 chromosome 16, bFalBia1.pri, whole genome shotgun sequence genome. Proteins encoded here:
- the LOC130159846 gene encoding olfactory receptor 14C36-like, producing the protein MAYDRYVAICQPPHYGTLLGSRPCVHMAVGLYSSDVLYALLHTANTLSLALCHGNALDQFFCEIPQILKLSCSHAYLREAGLIVVSACLFFGCFFFIVLSYVQIFRAVLRIPSEQGRHKAFCTCPPHLAMVSIFLSTVMFAYLKPPSISSPSLDMVVSVLYSVVPPAVNHLIYSMRNKELKDALKKLM